In one window of Candidatus Sulfuricurvum sp. RIFRC-1 DNA:
- the nifA gene encoding nif-specific transcriptional activator NifA, with protein sequence MMTYEANIPDREECRTCALTFAYKEINLLYEVAVMLTSTTEITTSIEKAMRRLKQHGYLERCALFRKKEDTEELELLASIDLEPYQKKVATYRFGEGATGLAAKSREPIVIENIHNNINYLNKMGNISTQMVSYVAVPLLQDEEVIGVISANIGKSSPLNFDEIVRMLTIVGSLFVGSLKAQQTITEEKESLTELKTYYKEEMQKDYKFENIVGRSTRMQQVFGMINTVAPTDATILIRGETGTGKELIATAVHNLSRRQNGPFIKLNCAAISETLLESELFGHEKGAFTDAREMRKGRFELADGGTLFLDEIGDITPSLQVKLLRILQEQEFERVGGNKTIKTNVRLVAATNRNLEEMVRKGEFREDLFYRLNVIPINLPPLRERYEDVKLLIEHYLHRFMKEHRKNMHISKPAMELLLDYPWPGNIRELQNTMERIVLICPDGEIQPEMLSHVLPFNYQKLYMQPESVAQPQSMPTSNPSAMPTPAPQTSGPVTRKSLQELEKESIIQALIDSHGIQTKAARALGMSARQIGYKIKQYEINL encoded by the coding sequence ATGATGACCTATGAAGCCAATATCCCAGATCGTGAAGAGTGCCGCACCTGTGCACTGACTTTTGCGTATAAAGAGATTAACCTCCTTTATGAAGTCGCCGTTATGCTCACCAGCACGACTGAGATCACAACAAGTATCGAAAAAGCGATGCGTCGTCTTAAACAACACGGATATTTGGAACGCTGTGCCCTCTTCCGTAAAAAAGAGGATACCGAGGAACTTGAGCTTTTAGCATCGATCGATTTGGAACCCTATCAGAAAAAAGTGGCAACGTATCGTTTCGGGGAAGGTGCAACAGGTTTGGCAGCAAAAAGCCGTGAACCGATCGTCATCGAAAATATCCATAATAACATCAACTATCTCAACAAAATGGGAAATATTTCCACCCAAATGGTCTCCTATGTTGCGGTTCCGCTCCTCCAAGACGAAGAGGTCATCGGAGTTATTTCTGCCAACATCGGAAAGAGCAGCCCTCTAAACTTCGACGAAATTGTCCGTATGCTTACTATTGTCGGTTCACTCTTCGTAGGATCACTCAAAGCACAACAAACCATTACCGAAGAGAAAGAGTCTCTCACCGAACTCAAAACGTATTACAAAGAGGAGATGCAAAAAGATTATAAATTCGAAAATATCGTCGGACGTTCTACCCGTATGCAACAAGTATTCGGAATGATCAATACCGTTGCTCCGACCGATGCTACGATCTTGATTCGTGGAGAAACGGGGACAGGGAAAGAGTTGATTGCAACGGCGGTCCATAATCTCAGCCGCCGCCAAAATGGCCCGTTTATCAAACTAAACTGCGCCGCTATCAGTGAAACACTCCTCGAATCGGAACTCTTCGGTCATGAAAAAGGGGCCTTTACCGATGCGAGAGAGATGCGCAAAGGGCGTTTTGAACTCGCTGACGGCGGAACCTTGTTTCTCGATGAGATCGGAGACATCACCCCATCCCTCCAAGTTAAACTGCTCCGAATTTTACAAGAGCAGGAGTTTGAGCGAGTCGGGGGAAATAAAACGATCAAAACCAATGTCCGCCTCGTCGCGGCGACCAACCGTAATCTTGAAGAGATGGTGCGTAAAGGAGAATTTCGTGAGGACCTGTTTTATCGTCTCAACGTTATTCCGATCAACCTTCCGCCGCTTCGTGAGCGATACGAGGATGTGAAACTCCTCATCGAGCACTATCTCCACCGATTTATGAAAGAGCACCGTAAAAACATGCATATTTCTAAACCGGCAATGGAGCTGTTACTCGATTATCCATGGCCGGGAAATATCCGTGAACTCCAAAATACCATGGAGCGGATTGTACTCATCTGTCCTGATGGTGAAATCCAACCGGAAATGCTGAGCCATGTATTGCCGTTTAATTACCAAAAGCTTTACATGCAGCCTGAATCAGTTGCTCAACCTCAATCGATGCCGACATCGAATCCATCTGCCATGCCGACACCAGCGCCACAGACATCAGGACCGGTAACCCGTAAAAGTCTTCAAGAGTTGGAAAAAGAGTCGATTATCCAAGCACTGATCGATTCACACGGTATTCAGACCAAAGCGGCTCGTGCATTGGGAATGAGTGCCCGTCAGATCGGATATAAAATCAAACAGTATGAGATCAACCTCTAA
- a CDS encoding diguanylate cyclase → MIVEALALTHSTPIGKLFDYESKVRTFDADVMMREVFEYFTAYTTDVVIITERALSVGIITLKDMVRVLSDWDNLMLPVKTFMTAPLKTFHSTMSIAEVLDEMKHARFDKIVVTHLDDLVGVMDQRHLLSLCYNQLTPFIKHEYNMLTSLMGMVNEGEKGLLKMATTDTLTGIGNRRLLEEVFQAHQSLKERYSITLFLLMFDIDGFKGINDTYGHNIGDLVLKELTSLVSRSIRKSDLFVRWGGEEFAILLRYTDPLTVMKIAEQIRKRIDEHPFKTITHLTCSFGLTLVQPGETLEMVMDRADKALYCAKEEGKNSVHLEIR, encoded by the coding sequence GTGATAGTAGAAGCATTGGCTCTAACGCATTCGACCCCGATCGGTAAACTTTTTGATTATGAAAGCAAGGTACGGACGTTTGATGCTGATGTGATGATGCGTGAGGTATTTGAATACTTTACAGCATATACTACCGATGTTGTTATCATCACAGAGAGAGCACTGTCAGTTGGGATTATAACGCTCAAAGATATGGTGAGAGTCCTAAGTGATTGGGACAATTTAATGCTGCCGGTTAAAACCTTTATGACCGCACCGCTTAAGACGTTTCATTCGACGATGAGCATTGCCGAGGTTCTTGATGAGATGAAGCATGCACGGTTTGATAAAATCGTCGTTACCCACTTGGACGATTTGGTTGGCGTTATGGATCAACGTCATCTTCTTTCTCTGTGTTACAATCAATTGACCCCCTTTATCAAGCACGAATACAATATGCTCACTTCTCTCATGGGGATGGTAAACGAAGGGGAAAAAGGGTTGCTTAAAATGGCAACAACCGATACGCTGACCGGGATCGGAAATCGCCGATTACTCGAAGAGGTCTTTCAAGCCCATCAAAGCCTCAAAGAGCGCTATAGCATTACGCTGTTTTTATTGATGTTCGATATTGACGGATTTAAAGGTATTAACGATACCTACGGTCATAATATCGGTGATTTGGTCCTTAAAGAATTGACTTCACTGGTCAGCCGTTCGATTCGTAAATCCGATTTGTTTGTACGCTGGGGTGGCGAAGAATTCGCAATATTGCTCCGATACACGGATCCATTAACGGTGATGAAAATTGCAGAACAGATTCGTAAGCGGATTGATGAACACCCGTTTAAAACGATTACCCATCTCACGTGCAGTTTCGGATTGACATTGGTACAGCCGGGTGAAACGTTGGAGATGGTAATGGACCGAGCGGATAAAGCCCTCTATTGCGCTAAAGAAGAGGGGAAAAACAGTGTTCACCTAGAGATACGTTAG